CATGAAGCCTCCAGGGATGGATTCACGGCGTCCTCCACACCAGGGCATCTAATGGCACCGCAGGGAGTTTTTAAAGGCGTCTGAAAGTGCCTGTCCCTCTAACCGTTGAAGAGGGCGGCGTGTGTTAATATACCGGCAGTTTTTGGTAACCGCGGATTGGATTGGGAAGGGAATAGTATGAGCAAGACTGACTCAAGTGAATTGCCAGAAGAGTTGGTTGTCCAGGGCGAATGGGTAAGGACTCCAGCTAATGCATTCAGGGTTGCCAACATAAAGGCAGTCGAGGTTGATGAGGACAAATTCCATATCTTTGAATACAAAGATGGGTATAGAAAAGTAGCCCTCTATATAATCTTGATTCTAATATTCATTGCCTCACCAGCCTCGGTAGTAGTTTTTGTCGATACCCCGCTACTGGCGATATTCTCTGGTGTCTTTATCCTTGTTGCAGGGCTTGCCCTGTTGGTCAGCTTTCGCTTTATGCCCCGTCACTGCAGAGTCCTAGAGGTGCGGACTAAAATTGGTTTGATTGATCGTTCGGTCTGGCGCCAGGGCAAGGCAAAGCGGGGCAAACCGGATGTTATTCGTAACGCTGAGCAGTATTTAAGAAAGCTGGCTGAGCAAAGCGAGAAAGAGGCAAGCGATTAACAAAGAAGGGGCAGAATGGGGATGGCGCCCCAGTTTCTGCCCCTTTTCTCGTCCTTGTCGGGTGGAGTAAGTCTGCTTGGCAGGCCGTGTAAGGCGCCTCTAAAAACTTCCGGGGCCATCATCTGCCCCAGTAATGAGGTCTTGGCGCCATGAAGCCTCCAAGGACGGATTCACGGCGCCCCCCACACCGGGGCAGATGATGGCCCCGGGGAGGTTTTAGAGGTTCCCTTTAGCAGGCCTCGCAACCCGCTATTAAGCGGCGCGGCGCAGTGCCTCGATGCGCTCCTCAAGCGGCGGATGGGACATGAACAGCCTGCCGAATGAGCTCCCGCCGCTGCGGATGCCGAAGGCGCGCATCGAAGATGGCATATCCTCGGGGGCATCCTGCATGGCCTTTAGACGGCCCAAGGCGTTGGCCATTGCTTCCCGGCTGGTCAGTGCGGCACCGCCGCTGTCGGCGCGGAACTCGCGCTGGCGTGAGAACCACATGACTATGGTTGAAGCCAGGATAGCGAAGATTATCTCGGCGATGATGGAGGTTACAAAGTAGCCAACACCGTAGCCATCTTCATTACCGAATACATGGCGATCAACCATGACGCCTACTACTCTGGCTAAGGCAATAACGAAGGTGTTAACTACGCCTTGAATAAGCGCCAGCGTCACCATGTCACCGTTGGCAACGTGGCTGACTTCGTGGCCTAGTACCGCATCGACCTCATCATCGCTCATGTTCTGCAGCAGGCCGGTGCTTACTGCAACCAGTGACTTGTCGCGACGTGCACCGGTGGCAAAGGCGTTCGGGGTGGGCGAGTCGAAAACGCCTATCTCCGGTTCGCCGATACCCTTGCGTTTGGCTTGTTGCTTGACGGTTTGCACAACCCGCTGCAGTTTTGGGTCAAGTGATGCGGTGTTTACCCCGCCGTCGGGGGTGCTGATTATCTGAACCCCCATGGACTTTTTAGCAATGAACTTCGACATTGCCAGGGATATGAAGGATCCCCCGAAACCGAACAGCGCGGCAAACAGCATCAATCCGGCGATGTTGATTTGTCCTTGTGCATCAAGGATGCCCGGTATGCCCAGGAATACGAACAGTATGTTCAAGACTATCCCGAGCACGACGATTACAGCCAGGTTTGTTGCTAGAAACAGAAACACCCGCTTCATACTGAAGGCTCTCCTCTAATGTCCAACCTACTCTCTCCTGACAGTATATGGATGCTATTTTCTCCGTTTTAAAGCCTTGAACCTGACCGAGCCCTATTCGAAAAGCGATACTGAGTCGAGCACATTTATCTGTGCCCCTTCCAGGGTGGTAATGGCACCGTCGGTATCGTTGAAGCGCATTATCATGATCGCCTTGCCGCTAGGTCCGGAGGTAAAGGCGTACATGTACTCTATGTTATGACCGCCGCTCTCGAGAGTGCCTAGCACCTTGGCTAGGCCACCAACCTCATCGTTGATCTCCAGTGCTACTACCTCATCGACCCGTACCGCGCAGCCGGCCTCTTCAAGCACCTGTTTTGCCTGCTGCCACTGCGGCACGATCAGGCGGAGGATGCCGAACTGCTCGGAGTCGGCCAGCGAGAGGGTCCGAATATTTATCCCGGCTGCTGCTAGGGCATCACACGGATGCTTTAAATGGGCCGGTTGGTTCTCCAGGAACAGAGAAAGTTGCTGAATCTTCATATGTGCACCTCTTTAATCCACGATACTCGCGAGCCCTGCAAACCACTCAAGTCCTTTACCAAGGTTTACTGCTCGCGCCGATCGATTACCCTCTTAGCCTTGCCTTCGCTGCGGGGCAAGGTCTGCGGCTCGACCAGCCTCACTGTGGCACGAACTCCGATGATTCGCTCAATGGCTTGGGCAATGCGCTGGTGCAACTCCTCCATGCCGCGTACTGTGTCACTGAGGATATCCTGATTGACCTCTACGGCAACCTCCAGTTGGTCCAGGCCCTGTTCGCGGCTGAGTTCGATCTGATAGTGGGGCATTGTGCCTTCAACTTGCAGCAAAGCCGTCTCGATCTGTGACGGGAAGACATTGACCCCGCGGATTATGAGCATGTCGTCACTGCGCCGGCCAATCCTCTTGATGCGTCGGACAGTTCTACCGCAAGCGCAAGTAGCTGTGTGAATTGAGGTGATATCCCTAGTCCGATAGCGGATCATAGGCATAGCCTGCTTGGTTAGGGTGGTCAGCACCAGCTCACCCTCCTCGCCGTCGGCGAGCACTTCGCCGCTCTCTGGGTCGATAACTTCAGGATAGAAATGGTCCTCGAAGATGTGTGGTCCGTCTTGTTCGGTGCACTCGACACCAACCCCGGGGCCAATGATCTCGGAGAGCCCATAGATATCGAAAGCGCGGATGCCGCTTTGCTGTTCGATGCGTTGGCGCATATTATCGGTCCAGGGCTCAGCACCGAAGATGCCTACGCGCAGGGGCAGATTTTGCCAGTCGACCTCCAAATCATCGGCGCGTTCGAGCAGGTGCAGGAAGTAACTCGGGGTACAGCATAAGGCAGTTACGCCAAAATCGCGCATGACCATGATTTG
This Halorhodospira halochloris DNA region includes the following protein-coding sequences:
- the htpX gene encoding protease HtpX, which codes for MKRVFLFLATNLAVIVVLGIVLNILFVFLGIPGILDAQGQINIAGLMLFAALFGFGGSFISLAMSKFIAKKSMGVQIISTPDGGVNTASLDPKLQRVVQTVKQQAKRKGIGEPEIGVFDSPTPNAFATGARRDKSLVAVSTGLLQNMSDDEVDAVLGHEVSHVANGDMVTLALIQGVVNTFVIALARVVGVMVDRHVFGNEDGYGVGYFVTSIIAEIIFAILASTIVMWFSRQREFRADSGGAALTSREAMANALGRLKAMQDAPEDMPSSMRAFGIRSGGSSFGRLFMSHPPLEERIEALRRAA
- a CDS encoding amino acid-binding protein; its protein translation is MKIQQLSLFLENQPAHLKHPCDALAAAGINIRTLSLADSEQFGILRLIVPQWQQAKQVLEEAGCAVRVDEVVALEINDEVGGLAKVLGTLESGGHNIEYMYAFTSGPSGKAIMIMRFNDTDGAITTLEGAQINVLDSVSLFE
- a CDS encoding phenylacetate--CoA ligase family protein; this translates as MLERRMDNSTKQAFNVASAPDYLPLPQLRALQLDRLRAIVKRTYERVSLFRQRCDERGIKPDDIRQLEDIRHLPFTVKNDLRETYPYGLFASPMEEIVRLHASSGTTGKPIVVAYTESDIALWAHVMERSFAACGVHPGDIVQNAYGYGLFTGGLGAHYGAEALGATVIPISGGQSDRQIMVMRDFGVTALCCTPSYFLHLLERADDLEVDWQNLPLRVGIFGAEPWTDNMRQRIEQQSGIRAFDIYGLSEIIGPGVGVECTEQDGPHIFEDHFYPEVIDPESGEVLADGEEGELVLTTLTKQAMPMIRYRTRDITSIHTATCACGRTVRRIKRIGRRSDDMLIIRGVNVFPSQIETALLQVEGTMPHYQIELSREQGLDQLEVAVEVNQDILSDTVRGMEELHQRIAQAIERIIGVRATVRLVEPQTLPRSEGKAKRVIDRREQ